From the Psychrobacillus sp. FSL K6-4046 genome, one window contains:
- a CDS encoding protoporphyrinogen oxidase: MKKVVVVGGGITGLSVMHYLHQLKNEKSLQFEMTLIESNEYLGGKIHSVHKDDFIMEVGADSIVARHESVLPLVEELGLEDELVYNATGISYLYTNNELHAIPADSVFGIPTSVESLESSTLVSDEGKEEALKDLDMPNEGFTKESSIGSFLKHFLGEELVEKQVAPVLSGVYSGDLDKLTMETTLPYLVDYKNQYGSIIKGLGANKERFQKSANKKFISFKDGLSTLINGIEKELIDSTIFKGVYVTNIEQKDSMYYVSLSDHQVVEADYVILATPHDVAQKVLNHKELDTDFHKLKNSSLISIYLGFDIPDEQLPAEGTGYIVSENSDVKCNACTWTSRKWKHTSKNSKLLVRMFYKSTNPEFTQMKHMTEEELIEVAMKDIRNSLKLDGIPQVVEVTKWNDMMPNYHLQHAEAIKSLEKKMNELFPQVLLAGCSYYGVGIGPCIKNGKETAEQIVEKMK; this comes from the coding sequence TTGAAAAAGGTAGTTGTCGTAGGTGGGGGAATAACAGGACTTTCAGTCATGCATTATTTGCACCAGCTCAAAAATGAAAAATCCTTACAATTTGAAATGACCTTGATCGAATCAAATGAATACTTAGGAGGCAAGATTCATTCCGTACATAAGGATGACTTTATTATGGAGGTAGGCGCAGATTCTATAGTCGCGCGTCATGAATCAGTATTACCTTTAGTGGAGGAACTGGGATTAGAGGATGAGCTAGTATATAATGCAACAGGAATTTCTTATTTATATACGAATAATGAACTGCATGCCATTCCGGCTGATTCTGTGTTTGGGATTCCTACAAGTGTAGAATCGCTTGAAAGTAGTACCCTTGTGTCAGATGAAGGGAAAGAGGAAGCCTTAAAGGATTTAGATATGCCGAACGAAGGGTTTACGAAGGAAAGCTCTATTGGCTCTTTTTTAAAGCATTTTTTAGGGGAGGAGCTTGTGGAGAAACAGGTTGCTCCTGTTCTTTCTGGCGTATATTCTGGGGACTTGGACAAGCTGACTATGGAAACAACGTTGCCCTATTTGGTCGATTATAAAAATCAATACGGTAGTATTATCAAAGGACTCGGGGCTAACAAGGAGCGATTTCAAAAGTCTGCTAATAAGAAGTTTATTTCCTTTAAGGATGGCTTGTCTACACTAATTAACGGTATAGAAAAAGAGCTTATAGACTCTACTATTTTTAAAGGTGTTTATGTCACTAATATAGAGCAAAAGGATAGTATGTATTATGTGTCATTATCGGATCATCAAGTAGTAGAAGCAGATTATGTTATTTTAGCAACACCGCATGACGTAGCACAAAAAGTATTAAATCATAAGGAATTAGATACTGACTTCCATAAACTTAAAAACTCGTCTCTCATCAGTATTTATCTTGGTTTTGATATACCTGATGAGCAGCTACCTGCAGAGGGTACTGGTTATATTGTATCGGAAAACTCAGACGTGAAATGTAATGCTTGTACATGGACTAGCCGTAAATGGAAGCATACATCAAAAAATAGTAAGTTATTGGTTCGTATGTTTTATAAGAGCACGAACCCAGAATTTACACAGATGAAGCATATGACTGAGGAAGAACTAATTGAGGTTGCAATGAAGGATATAAGAAATAGTCTTAAGCTAGATGGTATTCCTCAGGTAGTAGAGGTAACAAAATGGAACGATATGATGCCAAATTATCATTTGCAACATGCAGAAGCGATCAAATCCCTTGAGAAAAAAATGAATGAGCTATTCCCTCAAGTATTATTGGCTGGTTGCTCATATTATGGAGTAGGAATTGGCCCTTGTATCAAAAATGGTAAAGAAACAGCGGAACAAATTGTAGAAAAGATGAAGTAA
- the kynB gene encoding arylformamidase — protein MSNRWIDITLPLSKEIAVWPGDTPFSFEVVHTKQQTGSVNIGQITASVHTGTHADAPFHFNNSADTIEKLNINNYIGAAKVVDVTGLDLIGREELEGFHLDGTKRLLLKTKKVTNVEQFPSSIPLLRENIGEFLQEKGIFLLGLDIPSVDDIESKELPIHHTLYQHGVNIIENLYLQDVAEGEYELIALPLKIVGADGSPVRAVLRAL, from the coding sequence ATGTCTAATAGGTGGATAGATATTACGCTACCATTATCTAAAGAAATTGCGGTTTGGCCAGGAGACACACCATTTAGCTTTGAAGTGGTGCATACTAAGCAACAAACAGGTTCCGTGAATATAGGACAGATTACTGCAAGTGTGCATACCGGAACTCATGCAGATGCACCATTTCACTTTAATAATAGTGCCGATACGATAGAAAAGTTAAATATTAATAATTATATTGGAGCAGCTAAAGTCGTTGATGTAACAGGCTTGGACTTGATTGGTCGTGAGGAATTAGAAGGCTTTCATTTAGATGGTACAAAACGATTGTTATTGAAAACGAAAAAAGTGACGAATGTTGAACAGTTTCCTAGCTCCATACCTTTGTTAAGAGAGAATATAGGTGAGTTTTTACAAGAAAAGGGGATATTTTTATTGGGCTTGGATATTCCTTCTGTAGATGATATTGAAAGTAAGGAACTTCCGATACACCATACTTTATATCAGCATGGAGTAAATATTATCGAAAACCTATACTTGCAAGATGTTGCGGAAGGGGAGTATGAGTTAATCGCGTTGCCCTTAAAAATAGTTGGAGCAGATGGAAGTCCGGTCAGAGCTGTTCTAAGAGCACTTTAA
- the kynA gene encoding tryptophan 2,3-dioxygenase encodes MSNPIANSEERESNENGIHTNFVQDMTYGDYLKLDTILASQNTLSTHHDEMLFIIIHQVNELWMKLILHELTSAIQAIQEDHLQTAFKMLARVTKIQSQLIQAWDVLSTLTPAEYLEFRDHLGKSSGFQSYQYRKIEFALGYKTAHILKIYEKDTALHEELKLAFESPSIYDVSIDCLARRGFPINPDLLKRDYSITYSGDDSVAEAWKTVYKNVDQHWELYQLAEKLIDIEDWLQQWRFRHMKTVERIIGFKVGTGGSSGVNYLRKVLDHRFFPELWDLRTNL; translated from the coding sequence TTGTCTAATCCAATTGCTAATTCTGAAGAGAGAGAATCTAACGAAAACGGGATTCATACAAATTTTGTACAGGATATGACCTATGGAGATTACCTTAAACTGGATACCATTTTAGCTAGTCAAAATACGTTATCTACTCATCACGATGAGATGCTTTTTATAATTATTCATCAAGTGAATGAATTATGGATGAAGCTTATTCTTCACGAATTGACTAGTGCTATTCAAGCTATTCAAGAGGATCATTTACAAACAGCCTTTAAAATGTTAGCGAGAGTAACAAAAATACAATCACAGTTAATTCAAGCCTGGGATGTATTGTCTACTTTAACTCCTGCAGAATATTTAGAGTTTAGAGATCATTTAGGGAAGTCATCCGGTTTTCAGTCTTATCAATATCGTAAAATTGAGTTTGCTCTAGGGTACAAAACAGCACACATATTAAAAATTTACGAAAAGGATACGGCACTACACGAAGAGCTGAAGTTGGCGTTTGAATCACCAAGTATTTATGATGTGTCCATTGACTGTTTGGCTAGAAGAGGATTTCCTATTAATCCTGATTTATTGAAAAGGGATTACTCAATCACATATTCCGGTGACGACAGTGTCGCTGAGGCGTGGAAGACAGTATACAAAAATGTTGATCAGCATTGGGAGCTTTATCAGCTGGCAGAAAAGTTAATAGACATTGAGGATTGGCTACAACAGTGGAGATTCCGTCACATGAAAACAGTGGAACGAATTATTGGCTTTAAAGTAGGGACAGGGGGCTCCTCTGGAGTAAATTATTTACGAAAGGTTCTAGATCATCGTTTTTTTCCAGAGTTATGGGATTTGCGAACTAATCTATAG
- the kynU gene encoding kynureninase → MECTIEFARKLDQEDDINHYRQEFYIPANTIYMDGNSLGLLSRRAELAVLNLLDSWKNFGIDGWTKGEHPWFHLSEKLGEMCAPLIGAMPEEVIITGSTTTNLHQLIATFYKPQGKKTKIVVDELNFPSDLYAVSSQLSLHGKSPEEDIVMVKGKDGLLLEEDIIEAMTEEVAMIVLPSVLYRSGQILNIKKLTDEAHKRDILIGFDLCHSIGAIPHSLDEWGVDFAFWCTYKHLNGGPGSVGGLYTNQKHLGKSPGLAGWFGSRKEKQFDLEIFMTPAGQAGSFQIGTPHILSAAPLLGSLEIFGEVGIHKIRSKSEQLTEFMRILIENELSNFEFTIITPSEREQRGGHLFLMHKEAARICKALKSRNIIPDYRPPNGIRLAPVALYNTFEEVWKTVNILKEIMEKKEYSQYDNEREVIA, encoded by the coding sequence ATGGAATGTACTATCGAATTCGCTAGAAAGCTTGATCAAGAGGATGATATAAATCATTATCGTCAAGAGTTCTATATCCCAGCAAATACTATATACATGGACGGCAATTCGCTAGGACTTTTATCTAGACGAGCTGAATTAGCCGTTTTAAATTTATTGGATTCATGGAAAAATTTTGGAATTGATGGTTGGACAAAAGGTGAGCATCCCTGGTTTCATCTTTCTGAAAAGCTTGGGGAAATGTGTGCCCCATTGATAGGAGCTATGCCAGAGGAAGTAATAATTACGGGTTCCACGACAACTAATCTACATCAGTTAATCGCTACCTTTTATAAGCCTCAAGGCAAGAAAACGAAAATTGTAGTAGATGAACTGAACTTCCCATCTGATCTGTATGCTGTTAGCAGTCAGTTATCCTTACATGGGAAATCACCAGAAGAGGATATTGTAATGGTGAAGGGGAAGGATGGGCTTTTACTCGAGGAAGATATAATAGAAGCAATGACTGAAGAAGTAGCCATGATTGTATTACCTAGTGTTCTATATAGAAGTGGCCAAATTTTAAATATAAAAAAGCTGACAGATGAAGCACATAAAAGAGATATTTTAATTGGCTTTGACCTATGCCACTCGATTGGGGCAATTCCTCATTCTTTAGATGAATGGGGAGTAGATTTTGCGTTTTGGTGTACTTATAAGCATTTAAATGGAGGTCCGGGATCTGTAGGTGGTCTTTATACAAATCAAAAGCATCTTGGCAAGAGTCCAGGACTTGCAGGCTGGTTTGGCTCTCGAAAAGAGAAGCAATTTGATTTAGAAATCTTCATGACACCTGCTGGCCAAGCTGGTTCTTTTCAAATAGGAACCCCTCATATATTAAGTGCAGCCCCTTTGTTAGGCTCTCTTGAAATATTTGGGGAGGTGGGCATACACAAAATAAGGTCAAAGTCAGAGCAACTAACAGAATTTATGAGAATTCTAATAGAGAACGAGCTAAGTAACTTTGAATTTACAATTATTACACCAAGTGAAAGAGAACAAAGAGGTGGTCATCTGTTTCTAATGCATAAGGAGGCAGCAAGAATATGCAAAGCGTTAAAATCTAGGAATATAATTCCTGATTACCGACCTCCTAATGGTATACGCTTGGCACCTGTAGCTCTATATAACACGTTTGAAGAGGTTTGGAAAACTGTAAATATATTAAAAGAAATTATGGAAAAGAAGGAATACTCCCAATATGATAATGAAAGAGAAGTAATAGCCTAG
- a CDS encoding glycosyltransferase family 2 protein gives MITISLCMIVKNEEEVIGRCLASVKDIVDEINIVDTGSTDQTKEIVKQYTNRIFDFKWIDDFAAARNYSFEQATKEYILWLDADDVFTEDDRNKLKQLKTSLDHSYDAISMKYHLAFDENGNVTYLLRRYRLVNRKKQFKWIGQVHEYLAVEGNLLDSDVAVSHLPLSHDSNRNLSIYQKMIDDGKQLTPRDTFYFANELMDHAKYDDAITYYELFLQSNQGWIEDNIRACFKLADCYYELGNHHQTLLSTLRTLSYDIPRPEACCRIGYHFMEQNKNHEAIYWYKKALNYKNKELLSFQNTNFSTWLPHLQLCVLYDRIQEHRIAHSHNEEARKYRPTDERIIGNKKYFEQILKDSLEE, from the coding sequence ATGATTACTATAAGTTTATGTATGATAGTAAAAAATGAAGAAGAAGTTATTGGGAGATGTCTTGCATCAGTTAAAGACATAGTTGATGAAATTAATATAGTCGATACTGGCTCAACTGATCAAACAAAAGAAATAGTTAAACAATATACAAATCGCATATTTGATTTTAAGTGGATAGATGATTTTGCTGCGGCTCGAAATTATTCTTTTGAGCAAGCAACCAAAGAATATATATTGTGGCTCGATGCAGATGATGTTTTTACAGAGGACGATCGAAATAAGCTAAAACAACTAAAAACGTCTCTTGATCATTCCTATGACGCTATTTCTATGAAGTACCATTTAGCCTTCGATGAAAATGGGAATGTAACCTATCTATTACGTAGGTATAGACTTGTTAATAGAAAAAAACAATTTAAATGGATAGGTCAGGTCCACGAATATTTAGCAGTAGAAGGTAACCTTTTAGATAGTGATGTTGCAGTGAGTCATCTGCCTTTGAGTCATGATTCCAATAGAAATTTAAGTATCTACCAAAAAATGATAGATGACGGCAAACAACTAACTCCACGTGATACGTTTTATTTTGCAAACGAATTAATGGATCATGCTAAATATGATGATGCAATTACTTACTATGAATTATTTCTACAGTCCAATCAGGGATGGATTGAAGATAATATAAGAGCATGCTTCAAGCTTGCTGACTGCTACTATGAATTAGGCAACCATCATCAAACATTATTATCAACGCTAAGAACTCTTTCCTATGATATACCACGCCCAGAGGCTTGTTGCAGAATAGGATACCATTTTATGGAACAAAATAAAAATCATGAGGCTATTTATTGGTATAAGAAAGCTCTTAACTATAAGAATAAAGAGTTACTCAGTTTCCAAAACACTAATTTCTCTACCTGGTTACCTCACCTGCAACTTTGCGTTCTTTATGATCGAATTCAAGAACATAGAATTGCTCACTCTCATAACGAGGAAGCAAGAAAATATAGACCTACCGATGAACGAATAATAGGTAATAAAAAATACTTTGAGCAAATATTGAAAGATAGTCTAGAAGAATAG
- a CDS encoding collagen-like protein, protein MDLNNYFSRNDDCNKCRNCPTGPTGPTGPAGGPVGPTGATGATGATGATGATGVSGATGVTGATGVTGATGATGATGATGVSGATGVTGATGATGATGVSGATGVTGATGATGATGATGATGVSGATGATGATGTTGATGTTGATGTTGATGATGATGATGATGATGATGATGARGATGATGATGATGATGAPAVTEFAQVFNRSTQTVPVGGSVTFDTTGPIVGDITHTPGTATITVGNSGYYLITYSVTGIENNQFAIFVNETPLPETLYGTRAGTQQNNGQAIVFLNAGNVISLRNHGSDLSIFLSIEDDGNETNVNSSIILQRLT, encoded by the coding sequence ATGGATTTAAATAATTACTTTAGCAGAAATGATGATTGTAATAAATGTAGAAATTGTCCTACTGGACCTACTGGGCCTACGGGACCTGCAGGAGGACCTGTTGGACCTACTGGGGCTACTGGGGCTACTGGGGCTACTGGGGCTACTGGGGCTACCGGGGTATCTGGAGCTACGGGTGTAACTGGGGCTACGGGTGTAACTGGAGCTACTGGAGCTACTGGGGCTACTGGGGCTACCGGGGTATCTGGAGCTACGGGTGTAACTGGAGCTACTGGAGCTACTGGAGCTACTGGGGTATCTGGAGCTACGGGTGTAACTGGAGCTACTGGAGCTACTGGGGCTACTGGGGCTACTGGGGCTACCGGGGTATCTGGAGCTACTGGAGCTACTGGGGCTACGGGCACTACTGGGGCTACGGGCACTACTGGGGCTACGGGCACTACTGGGGCTACTGGGGCTACTGGGGCTACTGGGGCTACTGGGGCTACTGGAGCCACGGGGGCTACTGGGGCTACCGGGGCAAGAGGTGCTACGGGAGCTACGGGAGCTACGGGCGCTACTGGGGCTACTGGGGCACCAGCTGTTACAGAATTTGCTCAGGTCTTTAACAGATCTACACAAACAGTACCTGTAGGCGGATCCGTAACATTTGATACCACTGGACCAATAGTTGGTGATATTACCCACACTCCTGGCACAGCTACTATCACTGTCGGTAATTCAGGATATTATCTAATTACCTATTCTGTTACAGGAATCGAAAATAACCAATTTGCAATATTCGTTAATGAAACTCCACTACCGGAAACTCTTTACGGTACACGTGCCGGGACTCAACAAAACAATGGTCAGGCCATTGTATTCTTAAATGCTGGAAATGTTATTTCTTTAAGAAACCATGGCTCTGATCTTTCCATTTTCCTATCAATTGAAGATGACGGTAATGAAACAAACGTAAACTCTTCAATTATCTTACAAAGATTGACGTAG
- a CDS encoding DUF1292 domain-containing protein produces MEENTGKVEIGDIFTVIDENDEEQDIEVLGLLEVEGETYAAVGFADEIQKETEEDFDVFFLRIEGEDELANIESDEEFDKVSAAFMAAEAE; encoded by the coding sequence ATGGAAGAAAATACTGGAAAAGTAGAAATTGGCGACATTTTTACTGTAATTGATGAAAACGATGAAGAACAGGATATTGAGGTTTTAGGTTTACTAGAAGTCGAAGGTGAAACCTATGCAGCTGTTGGCTTTGCTGATGAAATTCAAAAAGAAACAGAGGAAGATTTCGATGTGTTCTTTTTACGTATAGAAGGCGAAGATGAACTAGCTAATATCGAAAGTGATGAAGAATTCGATAAAGTATCTGCTGCTTTTATGGCTGCAGAAGCTGAATAA
- the ptsP gene encoding phosphoenolpyruvate--protein phosphotransferase, with translation MRELEGIGASSGLAIAPAYCLIEPNLIFDPKGVHDTEIEMERLKQSISSTKKQLKLIYDSTKQYMGEQKATIIAAQELVLEDPAWLTAISDQIKLGNNAEMALTKVADVYATTFAEMENDYMKERVADIRDVAKRMLSNLIGVNLPDLSLIQSEVILVADDLVPSLTVQLNKQYIKGIVTNVGGKTSHSAILARSLDIPAVVGTKKGTIDIKHGIPLIVDGEMGRVIIDPVDDIKRFYLNKQKVLVEGGKSLRHYLSVPSTTADGHTVHIVGNIGNTHDIDAVLAHGGEGVGLFRTEFLYMNRSGLPTEEEQFDVYRTVLLKMQNKPTVVRTMDIGGDKGLSYLGLPKESNPFLGYRAIRISLGRQHIFRTQLRALLKASVHGYLKIMFPMISILEEFRLAKSILLEEKQKLLNAGIPVSEKIEIGMMVETPAAAMVADFFVQEADFFSIGTNDLIQYMFAADRMNEQVSYLYQPYHPAILRAIQIVVEAAHKKGKWVGICGEMAGDQIAIPLLLGLGIDEFSMNPSAILRARSQITKLNKEELSEHLKHILTLATDKEVSQYVKEHLL, from the coding sequence ATGCGAGAACTAGAGGGAATTGGCGCTTCAAGTGGATTGGCTATTGCTCCTGCATATTGTTTAATTGAGCCCAATCTCATCTTTGACCCAAAGGGAGTCCATGATACTGAGATTGAAATGGAACGATTGAAACAGAGCATCTCTAGTACAAAGAAACAGTTAAAGCTTATATATGATTCCACCAAACAATACATGGGGGAACAGAAGGCAACCATTATTGCTGCTCAGGAATTAGTGTTAGAAGATCCTGCCTGGTTAACTGCGATTTCAGATCAAATCAAACTAGGCAACAATGCAGAGATGGCCCTAACTAAAGTTGCCGATGTATATGCAACGACATTCGCTGAAATGGAAAATGACTATATGAAAGAGCGGGTAGCTGACATTCGAGATGTGGCCAAACGTATGCTTTCCAATTTGATAGGTGTAAATTTACCCGACCTTAGCTTAATTCAATCAGAGGTAATACTAGTTGCAGATGATTTAGTGCCATCTCTTACAGTTCAATTGAATAAGCAATATATAAAAGGAATTGTCACGAACGTTGGTGGAAAAACCTCTCATTCGGCTATATTAGCGCGTTCACTTGATATTCCAGCGGTAGTCGGTACAAAAAAGGGAACAATAGATATAAAGCATGGTATCCCTCTCATAGTAGATGGAGAAATGGGAAGAGTAATTATTGATCCTGTAGATGATATAAAAAGGTTTTATTTGAATAAACAAAAGGTATTAGTAGAAGGAGGCAAGTCTTTAAGGCATTACCTTTCTGTTCCTAGCACTACTGCCGATGGGCATACCGTTCATATCGTTGGAAATATCGGTAATACTCATGATATAGATGCCGTGCTCGCTCATGGAGGAGAGGGTGTTGGTTTATTTCGTACAGAATTTCTCTACATGAACAGAAGTGGGCTGCCAACTGAAGAGGAACAATTTGATGTCTACCGAACAGTGTTGTTAAAAATGCAGAATAAGCCTACTGTTGTTCGTACAATGGATATTGGTGGAGATAAGGGTTTATCATATTTAGGTCTTCCTAAAGAGAGTAACCCGTTTCTAGGGTATCGGGCAATTCGTATCAGTCTTGGTAGACAGCACATTTTTCGGACACAGTTACGTGCGCTATTAAAGGCTAGTGTTCACGGTTATTTAAAAATTATGTTTCCGATGATTTCAATACTTGAGGAATTTCGACTTGCCAAATCTATTCTGTTAGAAGAAAAACAAAAGCTTTTAAATGCAGGAATTCCTGTCTCAGAGAAAATTGAGATAGGCATGATGGTGGAAACGCCTGCTGCTGCAATGGTTGCCGACTTTTTTGTACAGGAAGCTGATTTTTTTTCCATTGGCACAAATGATTTAATTCAATATATGTTTGCAGCTGATCGCATGAACGAGCAGGTTTCCTATCTATATCAGCCCTACCACCCTGCTATTTTAAGAGCAATTCAGATTGTGGTAGAAGCAGCACATAAGAAAGGCAAATGGGTTGGGATTTGTGGAGAGATGGCAGGAGACCAAATAGCTATCCCGCTTTTATTAGGACTTGGAATAGATGAGTTCTCGATGAATCCTTCTGCTATTTTAAGGGCTAGATCTCAAATTACAAAATTAAACAAAGAAGAATTAAGCGAACACCTTAAGCACATATTAACGTTGGCTACCGACAAAGAAGTATCACAATATGTAAAAGAACATCTTCTGTGA
- a CDS encoding HPr family phosphocarrier protein — MERHFKVTATEGIHARPAAILVSAIKPFISAVELKYNGQSANLRSILSVMTLCVPVHAMITIVAEGDDSKELLDKLSEVIFSQGIGEGCEN, encoded by the coding sequence ATGGAAAGACATTTTAAAGTTACCGCTACAGAGGGTATACATGCAAGACCAGCAGCTATACTAGTTTCAGCGATAAAACCATTTATTTCAGCGGTTGAGCTGAAATATAATGGCCAATCTGCAAACTTACGATCCATACTTTCTGTGATGACTCTTTGCGTTCCAGTACACGCAATGATTACGATTGTTGCCGAGGGAGATGATTCCAAAGAGCTGTTGGATAAATTATCTGAAGTGATATTTTCACAAGGAATTGGTGAAGGATGCGAGAACTAG
- the nagE gene encoding N-acetylglucosamine-specific PTS transporter subunit IIBC, whose protein sequence is MKSYIQRLGRSLMLPVAVLPAAAILLGVGYWLDPTGWGTDNVVAAFLIKAGGAILDNLAVLFAVGVAIGLSKERDGAAALSGLVAFLVVTTMLSPATVSLLQGIDVGEVDAAFGKVNNAFVGILSGMIAAAMFNRFSHVKLPDFLAFFSGKRMVPIVTSFVMLAISVALFFIWPIVYGGLVSFGETISGLGAAGAGLYGFFNRLLIPTGLHHALNAVFWFDTIGISDIKNFWSSTGEKGITGMYQAGFFPIMMFGLPAAALAMYHTAKTKRKKQAASLMLAAGFASFFTGVTEPLEFAFMFLAPALYVVHAALTGLSLFIAASFQWTAGFGFSAGFIDYFLSLSIPIANQPYMLIVQGLVFAVIYYFLFRFLIIKFNLKTPGREDEDEVEVVTEATSADNKFAVMATKIFAGLGGKENVTSAEHCATRLRVEVKNMDLVDQMKIKSSGIHGINVVGPKSIQVIVGTNVQFVADEVDKLRK, encoded by the coding sequence ATGAAGAGCTATATTCAAAGGCTTGGTCGTTCATTAATGCTTCCGGTTGCAGTACTACCTGCTGCAGCAATACTGCTGGGAGTGGGGTATTGGCTCGACCCGACAGGCTGGGGAACTGACAATGTAGTTGCCGCTTTTCTTATTAAAGCAGGCGGGGCAATATTAGATAATCTAGCGGTCCTTTTTGCGGTTGGTGTGGCGATTGGACTTTCGAAGGAAAGAGATGGTGCGGCAGCACTTAGTGGGCTAGTTGCATTTTTAGTCGTAACTACTATGCTTTCTCCAGCTACCGTTTCCTTGCTTCAAGGAATTGATGTGGGCGAGGTAGATGCAGCATTTGGAAAAGTAAATAATGCCTTTGTCGGAATCCTTTCAGGAATGATAGCGGCTGCAATGTTCAATCGCTTCAGTCATGTAAAGCTTCCAGACTTCCTTGCTTTTTTCAGTGGAAAACGAATGGTACCAATTGTTACTTCTTTTGTGATGCTGGCTATTTCCGTAGCCCTATTCTTCATTTGGCCGATTGTTTACGGAGGGTTGGTTTCATTTGGAGAAACAATCAGTGGACTAGGAGCAGCGGGAGCAGGGCTTTATGGCTTCTTCAACCGTCTTTTAATCCCAACAGGTCTTCATCATGCTTTAAACGCAGTTTTTTGGTTTGATACGATCGGGATCAGTGATATTAAGAATTTTTGGTCAAGCACAGGGGAAAAAGGGATAACAGGTATGTATCAAGCAGGTTTTTTCCCAATCATGATGTTTGGTTTACCAGCAGCAGCGTTAGCTATGTACCATACAGCTAAAACGAAGCGGAAAAAACAAGCGGCATCCTTAATGCTTGCGGCTGGTTTTGCATCCTTCTTCACTGGTGTAACAGAGCCTCTTGAATTTGCCTTCATGTTTTTAGCACCTGCTTTATATGTGGTTCACGCTGCTCTAACAGGTCTATCCTTATTTATTGCTGCATCCTTTCAGTGGACAGCCGGATTTGGTTTTAGTGCAGGTTTTATAGATTATTTCTTAAGCTTGAGTATTCCAATCGCCAACCAGCCTTATATGCTCATAGTGCAAGGATTGGTATTTGCAGTTATTTACTATTTCTTATTCCGTTTCCTAATTATAAAATTCAATTTAAAAACGCCTGGAAGAGAAGATGAGGATGAGGTAGAGGTGGTAACAGAGGCAACTTCTGCTGATAATAAGTTTGCAGTAATGGCTACTAAAATTTTTGCTGGACTTGGTGGCAAGGAAAATGTAACGTCTGCAGAGCATTGTGCTACTCGTTTACGTGTAGAAGTTAAAAATATGGATCTAGTAGACCAAATGAAAATCAAATCGTCCGGGATTCATGGCATTAATGTAGTAGGGCCTAAAAGTATTCAAGTCATTGTTGGCACAAACGTTCAATTTGTTGCTGATGAGGTAGATAAATTGAGAAAGTAA
- a CDS encoding PTS glucose transporter subunit IIA: protein MLSKFFSKQKLNIYAPFSGIVNPLDQVPDPVFSERMLGEGVAILPVSGDVFAPCDGSIIHLATTKHAIGLRAGDGTEILIHIGLETVSLGGQGFTACVEQGDIVKKGQLLIQVDWDFLREKAINLVTPIVVTNSNEKKVNLIDTPQAEEGKTILMTVSSK from the coding sequence ATGCTTTCTAAATTCTTCTCTAAGCAAAAGCTGAATATCTACGCACCGTTTAGCGGCATTGTAAACCCTCTAGATCAAGTTCCAGATCCAGTATTTAGTGAAAGGATGCTAGGTGAGGGGGTAGCTATCCTGCCAGTTAGCGGAGATGTTTTCGCTCCTTGTGATGGTTCTATTATTCATCTTGCGACCACAAAGCATGCGATCGGTCTTCGAGCAGGAGATGGGACGGAGATACTCATTCATATCGGTTTAGAGACCGTGTCCTTGGGTGGACAAGGCTTTACTGCATGTGTAGAACAAGGCGACATAGTAAAAAAAGGACAATTACTAATCCAGGTAGATTGGGATTTTTTACGTGAAAAAGCCATAAATCTAGTAACTCCTATTGTAGTGACTAATAGTAACGAGAAGAAGGTCAATTTAATAGACACTCCACAAGCTGAAGAAGGAAAAACAATTCTTATGACGGTTTCTTCGAAATAA